In Mesorhizobium sp. M9A.F.Ca.ET.002.03.1.2, the DNA window CGCGGTCAAGGAAGCGGTGTTCCCCTTCGCCCGCTTCCCTGGCGTCGACATATTGCTCGGCCCCGAAATGCGCTCGACCGGCGAGGTCATGGGCCTCGACCGCGACTTCGCGCTGGCCTTCGCCAAGAGCCAGTTAGGGGCGGGTGTAGATCTCCCCCGCGCGGGCACGCTGTTCGTCTCGGTGCGCGACGAGGACAAGAAGGGCATACTGCCGGCGGTCAAGCGCCTAGCCGGCCAGGGTTTCAAGGTAATGGCCACGTCAGGCACCGCCCGCTTCCTCGCCGAAAACGGCGTCGTCGCCGAGAAAATAAACAAGGTGCTGGAAGGCCGCCCGCACATCGAGGACGCCATCCGCAACCGCCAGGTTCAGATCGTCTTCAACACGACTGATGGCCAGAAGGCGGTGTCGGACTCAAAATCGCTGCGCCGCGCAACGCTGATGCAGAAAGTGCCGTACTACACGACGCTGTCCGGCGCGGCTGCCGTGGCCGAGGCGATTGCTGCGCTGCGGGCGGGGAGTTTGGAAGTGCGGCCGCTGCAGGAGTATTTTGCCTGACGCGGATCAGACTAATTCCCCGCCATCCCCATGGCCATGAAAGTAAATATTTATAAATTTTAACTTTCTCCGCGTCTTTGTTATGCTTCGCCGAAATGCCCTCGGGTGATTCGCTCCACTATGTCCAAAACTCAACGAATTCGAGACCCCCTACACGATCTCATTGAATTCGGTACAGACGAATTTGATCAATTTCTTTGGAGCTTGATCGACACAAAAGAATTTCAACGACTCCGGCGTGTAAAGCAGCTTGGTTTTTCGGAGCTTGTCTATCCAGGCGCAACGCATACGCGCTTCGCTCACAGTATTGGAGTATTTCACACTGCGCGCGAACTAGTGACATTAATCTCAGATAGGATTGGCGAAAAATTTGAACAGGAGAAGGCTGAAATCGCCTTAGCTGCTTCATTAGTCCACGACTTAGGGCATGGTCCGTTCAGCCATGCATTCGAAGAGGCAATAAAGCTTCTAAACAAGGACAATGCCAGGCGCAAAGGAGAAAAAGTCCCCCCGAAGCTTAAGA includes these proteins:
- a CDS encoding HD domain-containing protein, whose translation is MSKTQRIRDPLHDLIEFGTDEFDQFLWSLIDTKEFQRLRRVKQLGFSELVYPGATHTRFAHSIGVFHTARELVTLISDRIGEKFEQEKAEIALAASLVHDLGHGPFSHAFEEAIKLLNKDNARRKGEKVPPKLKKHEQWTSDIVLGDTEVGNALRSRSADFQEAVSKLLKSLIHLVTSTPQ